A genome region from Nycticebus coucang isolate mNycCou1 chromosome 4, mNycCou1.pri, whole genome shotgun sequence includes the following:
- the GPN3 gene encoding GPN-loop GTPase 3 isoform X2 codes for MSRWKRCVTGGKHTCSLKQERGVFHLSIPDSKQICKSGMSPYRSNVSTQTTDQSTRRRDAERSPLSVIAQSTYCATMVQHCEALNRSVQVVNLDPAAEHFNYPVMADIRELIEIDDVMEDDSLRFGPNGGLVFCMEYFANNFDWLENCLGHVEDDYILFDCPGQIELYTHLPVMKHLVQQLEQWEFRVCGVFLVDSQFMVESFKFISGILAALSAMISLEIPQVNIMTKMDLLSKKAKKEIEKFLDPDMYSLLEDSTSALRSKKFKKLTKAICGLIDDYSMVRFLPYDQSDEESMNIVLQHIDFAIQYGEDLEFKEPKEREDESSSMFDEYFQECQGE; via the exons ATGTCTCGCTGGAAGCGATGCGTCACAGGAGGGAAACATACATGCTCCCTAAAACAAGAAAGAGGTGTCTTCCACCTCAGTATTCCAGACTCAAAGCAAATTTGCAAATCTGGGATGTCACCGTATAGGTCAAACGTCAGTACGCAAACTACGGACCAAAGCACCCGCCGTAGGGATGCTGAGCGTAGTCCGTTATCCGTTATTGCCCAG AGCACCTATTGTGCCACCATGGTCCAGCACTGTGAAGCCCTCAACCGATCAGTCCAAGTTGTAAACCTAGATCCAGCAGCAGAACACTTCAACTACCCTGTGATGGCTG ACATCCGGGAACTGATCGAGATAGATGATGTGATGGAAGATGATTCTCTGAGGTTCGGTCCCAATGGAGGATTGGTATTTTGCATGGAGTACTTTGCCAATAATTTTGACTGGCTAGAGAACTGTCTTGGTCACGTGGAGGATGACTACATCCTTTTTGATTGTCCAG GTCAGATTGAGTTGTATACTCACCTGCCTGTGATGAAACATCTGGTCCAACAATTAGAACAGTGGGAGTTCCGAGTCTGTGGAGTTTTTCTTGTTGATTCTCAGTTCATGGTGGAGTCATTCAAG TTTATTTCTGGGATTCTGGCAGCCTTGAGTGCCATGATCTCTCTAGAAATTCCACAAGTTAATATCATGACAAAAATGGATCTGCTGAGtaagaaagcaaaaaaggaaattgagaa ATTTCTAGATCCAGACATGTATTCTTTGTTAGAAGATTCTACAAGTGCCTTAAGaagcaaaaaattcaaaaaactcaCTAAAGCTATATGTGGACTG ATTGATGACTACAGCATGGTTCGATTTTTACCTTATGATCAGTCAGATGAAGAAAGCATGAACATTGTATTACAACATATTGATTTTGCCATTCAATATGGCGAAGACTTGGAATTTAAAGAACCAAAG GAACGTGAAGATGAGTCTTCCTCTATGTTTGATGAATATTTTCAAGAATGCCAGGGTGAATGA
- the GPN3 gene encoding GPN-loop GTPase 3 isoform X1 has product MPRYAQLVMGPAGSGKSTYCATMVQHCEALNRSVQVVNLDPAAEHFNYPVMADIRELIEIDDVMEDDSLRFGPNGGLVFCMEYFANNFDWLENCLGHVEDDYILFDCPGQIELYTHLPVMKHLVQQLEQWEFRVCGVFLVDSQFMVESFKFISGILAALSAMISLEIPQVNIMTKMDLLSKKAKKEIEKFLDPDMYSLLEDSTSALRSKKFKKLTKAICGLIDDYSMVRFLPYDQSDEESMNIVLQHIDFAIQYGEDLEFKEPKEREDESSSMFDEYFQECQGE; this is encoded by the exons ATGCCTCGGTATGCGCAACTCGTCATGGGCCCTGCCGGCAGCGGGAAG AGCACCTATTGTGCCACCATGGTCCAGCACTGTGAAGCCCTCAACCGATCAGTCCAAGTTGTAAACCTAGATCCAGCAGCAGAACACTTCAACTACCCTGTGATGGCTG ACATCCGGGAACTGATCGAGATAGATGATGTGATGGAAGATGATTCTCTGAGGTTCGGTCCCAATGGAGGATTGGTATTTTGCATGGAGTACTTTGCCAATAATTTTGACTGGCTAGAGAACTGTCTTGGTCACGTGGAGGATGACTACATCCTTTTTGATTGTCCAG GTCAGATTGAGTTGTATACTCACCTGCCTGTGATGAAACATCTGGTCCAACAATTAGAACAGTGGGAGTTCCGAGTCTGTGGAGTTTTTCTTGTTGATTCTCAGTTCATGGTGGAGTCATTCAAG TTTATTTCTGGGATTCTGGCAGCCTTGAGTGCCATGATCTCTCTAGAAATTCCACAAGTTAATATCATGACAAAAATGGATCTGCTGAGtaagaaagcaaaaaaggaaattgagaa ATTTCTAGATCCAGACATGTATTCTTTGTTAGAAGATTCTACAAGTGCCTTAAGaagcaaaaaattcaaaaaactcaCTAAAGCTATATGTGGACTG ATTGATGACTACAGCATGGTTCGATTTTTACCTTATGATCAGTCAGATGAAGAAAGCATGAACATTGTATTACAACATATTGATTTTGCCATTCAATATGGCGAAGACTTGGAATTTAAAGAACCAAAG GAACGTGAAGATGAGTCTTCCTCTATGTTTGATGAATATTTTCAAGAATGCCAGGGTGAATGA